From Musa acuminata AAA Group cultivar baxijiao chromosome BXJ3-8, Cavendish_Baxijiao_AAA, whole genome shotgun sequence, one genomic window encodes:
- the LOC135644356 gene encoding ranBP2-type zinc finger protein At1g67325-like isoform X1, with the protein MASAKVDDRGSFGSKRSRSEGSRSDGDWTCPQCGNVNFSFRTVCNRGRCGAPRPSASPNSRIGLTPVPGAFDRPLPGYYGGVGVPPHMPLGLSGGYGAPLPLSGMRYDYGPLSSPGYGPLSAYGPPGPIGGYGYGPGPTMDRYGYGYRGSPMPVCNLLYKLYFMLWILHLMFYFCLIICLDSKVLGPWSGEELPDNSASRKRRGGPDGSFEGDWKCPKCGNINFAFRTTCNMKKCGAPRPASASNRVDKDVPDAPEGSWTCPKCNNLNYPFRNVCNRKGCGSEKPSTS; encoded by the exons GTTCTCGGAGTGATGGAGATTGGACCTGTCCGCAATGTGGTAATGTGAACTTCAGTTTTAGAACAGTGTGCAATCGTGGAAGATGTGGTGCTCCTCGACCATCAGCCAGCCCAAATTCT AGAATAGGGCTGACACCTGTCCCTGGTGCTTTTGATCGTCCTTTACCTGGTTACTATGGTGGAGTTGGTGTTCCACCACATATGCCCCTTGGATTATCTGGTGGCTACGGTGCTCCACTTCCACTATCTGGGATGCGCTATGACTATGGTCCACTTAGCAGTCCAGGATATGGTCCCTTATCTGCATATGGTCCACCAGGACCAATAggag GCTATGGTTATGGTCCTGGTCCTACCATGGACAGGTATGGCTATGGTTATCGAGGATCTCCAATGCCGGTATGCAATTTGTTATATAAACTTTATTTCATGTTATGGATACTTCatctgatgttttatttttgtctTATTATATGCTTGGATTCTAAGGTTCTGGGTCCATGGTCTGGGGAAGAACTTCCTGATAATAGTGCTTCACGTAAACGTCGTGGTG GTCCTGATGGGTCATTTGAGGGTGATTGGAAATGCCCTAAATGTGGCAATATTAATTTTGCCTTTAGAACAACTTGCAATATGAAGAAATGTGGAGCTCCCAGGCCTGCTTCT GCTTCCAATCGTGTCGACAAGGATGTGCCAGACGCTCCAGAAGGCAGCTGGACCTGCCCCAAGTGCAACAACCTCAACTACCCCTTCCGCAATGTCTGCAATCGGAAAGGATGCGGAAGCGAGAAGCCTTCTACAAGCTGA
- the LOC135644356 gene encoding ranBP2-type zinc finger protein At1g67325-like isoform X2, which yields MASAKVDDRGSFGSKRSRSEGSRSDGDWTCPQCGNVNFSFRTVCNRGRCGAPRPSASPNSRIGLTPVPGAFDRPLPGYYGGVGVPPHMPLGLSGGYGAPLPLSGMRYDYGPLSSPGYGPLSAYGPPGPIGGYGYGPGPTMDRYGYGYRGSPMPVLGPWSGEELPDNSASRKRRGGPDGSFEGDWKCPKCGNINFAFRTTCNMKKCGAPRPASASNRVDKDVPDAPEGSWTCPKCNNLNYPFRNVCNRKGCGSEKPSTS from the exons GTTCTCGGAGTGATGGAGATTGGACCTGTCCGCAATGTGGTAATGTGAACTTCAGTTTTAGAACAGTGTGCAATCGTGGAAGATGTGGTGCTCCTCGACCATCAGCCAGCCCAAATTCT AGAATAGGGCTGACACCTGTCCCTGGTGCTTTTGATCGTCCTTTACCTGGTTACTATGGTGGAGTTGGTGTTCCACCACATATGCCCCTTGGATTATCTGGTGGCTACGGTGCTCCACTTCCACTATCTGGGATGCGCTATGACTATGGTCCACTTAGCAGTCCAGGATATGGTCCCTTATCTGCATATGGTCCACCAGGACCAATAggag GCTATGGTTATGGTCCTGGTCCTACCATGGACAGGTATGGCTATGGTTATCGAGGATCTCCAATGCCG GTTCTGGGTCCATGGTCTGGGGAAGAACTTCCTGATAATAGTGCTTCACGTAAACGTCGTGGTG GTCCTGATGGGTCATTTGAGGGTGATTGGAAATGCCCTAAATGTGGCAATATTAATTTTGCCTTTAGAACAACTTGCAATATGAAGAAATGTGGAGCTCCCAGGCCTGCTTCT GCTTCCAATCGTGTCGACAAGGATGTGCCAGACGCTCCAGAAGGCAGCTGGACCTGCCCCAAGTGCAACAACCTCAACTACCCCTTCCGCAATGTCTGCAATCGGAAAGGATGCGGAAGCGAGAAGCCTTCTACAAGCTGA